A genomic segment from Aegilops tauschii subsp. strangulata cultivar AL8/78 chromosome 1, Aet v6.0, whole genome shotgun sequence encodes:
- the LOC109774774 gene encoding uncharacterized protein, producing the protein MESSPTPASAMPAPSPASSSRSRDNRLLVGFDLPASWGYRRPMAFCKDPDSSPPAAAAAAGDEALRNSSRSPPKAAPAAAPGEAKHAPPADEGAAAEESARKQYYQLRDRRGGRDGGEDAQEHRKLWNMDGGGSSSGGRISAGFSVELTKQEIEADFIAMTGKKPPRRYKRRPKAVQRQINSISPGEFLSEVNRDRYKVNEKGGF; encoded by the exons ATGGAGTCCTCGCCGACGCCCGCGTCAGCAATGCCGGCGCCGTCCCCCGCTTCGTCGTCGCGATCGAGGGACAATCGCCTCCTCGTCGGCTTCGACCTCCCGGCCTCCTGGGGGTACCGCCGGCCCATGGCCTTCTGCAAGGACCCCGACTCCAGCCcccctgcggcggcggcggcggcgggcgacgagGCGCTGCGCAACAGCTCCCGATCCCCGCCGAAAGCCGCCCCCGCGGCGGCGCCGGGGGAGGCCAAGCACGCCCCTCCGGCCGACGAGGGCGCCGCGGCGGAGGAATCTGCCCGCAAGCAGTACTACCAGCTGAGGGACCGGAGGGGCGGCCGGGACGGCGGGGAGGACGCGCAGGAGCACAGGAAGCTCTGGAACATggacggcggcggctcctcctccgGCGGCAGGATTAGCGCCGGGTTCTCGGTGGAGCTCACCAAGCAGGAGATCGAGGCGGACTTCATCGCGATGACCGGCAAGAAGCCGCCGCGCCGGTACAAGAGGCGGCCCAAGGCCGTCCAGCGCCAAATCAAC TCCATCTCCCCCGGCGAGTTTCTCTCGGAGGTGAACCGCGATCGCTACAAGGTGAACGAG AAAGGGGGATTCTGA